In Devosia litorisediminis, one genomic interval encodes:
- a CDS encoding 3-hydroxyacyl-CoA dehydrogenase NAD-binding domain-containing protein: MIQPNMPETTNWRFEIDVERLGWLTIDTPNSPVNTLSRLAIEELETLVVRFEELAKSGELVGVILLSGKDSGFIAGADVSEFDAMSDFSVLPGALQRTHALFSRIEALKVPMVAGIHGFCLGGGLELALACHYRVAVNNDKTRIGFPEVNLGIFPGFGGTGRSIRQAGPVDAMQLMLTGRMIRAGAARGFNLVDKLVRHRDMLRWEARKAVLQKRESSEAGFAKKVMAMGPLRGYIANKMREQVGKKARKEHYPAPYALIDLFEQHGDNWQAMSHGEIERFVPLMGSDTATNLRRVFFASEALKKQGIKGAKFARVHVIGAGVMGGDIAAWCALRGMSVTLQDLDMARIQPALDRGKKLFKKRLKKKREVDAAMLRFEADPEGKGAARADVIIEAVVEKLEVKQSIFGELEFKAKPDAILATNTSSIELERIAEKLKQPERLIGLHFFNPVAQLPLVEVIRSTFNTDDAIGRGAAFALAIGKSPVVVKSAPGFLVNRVLMPYMLAAVERVEKGESKELLDAAAVAFGMPMGPIELMDTVGLDVGKSVATELGHAVPEGSNFDTLVKAGKLGRKTGEGFYKWEDGKAQKGDVPSHADLAGLGRELVKPLVDMTEVVVAEGDVANDGLADIGVIMGTGFAPFLGGPIKARKDGKA; the protein is encoded by the coding sequence ATGATCCAGCCGAACATGCCGGAGACCACGAACTGGCGCTTTGAAATCGACGTGGAACGTCTGGGCTGGCTGACGATCGACACGCCCAATTCGCCGGTCAATACGTTGAGCCGTCTGGCCATTGAAGAGCTTGAAACGCTGGTGGTCCGGTTTGAAGAACTGGCCAAGAGTGGCGAGCTGGTGGGTGTGATCCTGCTCAGCGGCAAGGATAGCGGCTTCATTGCTGGTGCCGATGTCAGCGAATTTGACGCGATGAGCGACTTTTCGGTGCTGCCGGGCGCGCTGCAACGCACCCATGCGCTGTTCAGCCGGATCGAAGCGCTGAAGGTGCCGATGGTTGCGGGTATTCACGGGTTCTGTCTGGGTGGTGGGCTGGAGCTTGCGCTCGCCTGTCACTACCGAGTGGCCGTCAATAACGACAAGACGCGGATCGGCTTCCCTGAAGTCAATCTGGGCATCTTTCCGGGCTTTGGTGGCACAGGTCGCTCGATCCGGCAGGCCGGTCCGGTTGATGCCATGCAGCTGATGCTGACCGGGCGGATGATCCGGGCCGGTGCAGCGCGCGGGTTCAATCTGGTCGACAAGCTGGTGCGTCACCGCGACATGCTGCGCTGGGAAGCGCGCAAGGCCGTGCTGCAAAAGCGCGAATCGAGTGAGGCCGGTTTTGCCAAGAAGGTGATGGCGATGGGGCCGTTGCGCGGCTATATCGCCAACAAGATGCGCGAGCAGGTTGGTAAGAAGGCGCGCAAGGAACACTACCCCGCACCCTATGCGCTGATCGATCTGTTCGAGCAGCATGGCGATAACTGGCAGGCGATGAGCCACGGCGAGATCGAGCGCTTCGTGCCGCTGATGGGCAGCGATACCGCGACCAATCTGCGCCGGGTGTTCTTCGCCTCCGAGGCGCTCAAAAAGCAGGGTATAAAGGGCGCAAAGTTTGCCCGCGTGCATGTGATCGGCGCTGGCGTGATGGGCGGCGATATCGCGGCCTGGTGTGCGCTGCGCGGCATGAGCGTGACGCTGCAGGATCTCGACATGGCGCGCATTCAGCCGGCGCTGGATCGCGGCAAGAAGCTGTTCAAGAAGCGGCTGAAGAAAAAGCGCGAGGTCGACGCGGCCATGCTGCGCTTTGAGGCTGACCCCGAGGGCAAGGGCGCGGCCCGTGCCGATGTGATCATCGAAGCGGTGGTTGAAAAGCTCGAGGTCAAGCAGTCGATCTTTGGCGAGCTGGAGTTCAAGGCCAAGCCTGATGCCATTCTGGCGACCAATACCAGCTCGATCGAGCTGGAGCGGATCGCCGAAAAGCTCAAGCAGCCCGAGCGCTTGATCGGCCTGCATTTTTTCAATCCGGTGGCGCAGTTGCCGCTGGTGGAAGTGATCCGGTCCACCTTTAACACCGATGATGCCATTGGCCGCGGCGCAGCGTTTGCGCTGGCGATCGGCAAGTCGCCCGTGGTGGTCAAATCGGCACCGGGGTTCCTGGTGAACCGCGTGCTGATGCCCTACATGCTGGCTGCCGTCGAACGGGTGGAAAAGGGCGAGAGCAAGGAATTGCTCGACGCCGCCGCAGTGGCGTTCGGCATGCCGATGGGCCCGATCGAGCTGATGGATACCGTTGGTCTGGATGTCGGCAAGTCGGTTGCCACAGAGCTTGGCCATGCCGTGCCCGAAGGCAGCAATTTCGATACGCTGGTCAAGGCCGGCAAGCTGGGTCGCAAGACCGGCGAAGGATTTTACAAATGGGAAGACGGCAAGGCGCAAAAGGGCGACGTGCCCAGCCATGCCGATCTGGCCGGACTGGGTCGTGAACTGGTCAAGCCGCTGGTCGACATGACCGAAGTGGTGGTGGCTGAAGGTGACGTCGCCAATGACGGTTTGGCCGATATCGGTGTGATTATGGGAACCGGTTTCGCGCCGTTCCTGGGTGGGCCGATCAAGGCACGCAAAGACGGGAAGGCATAG
- a CDS encoding acetyl-CoA C-acetyltransferase, with the protein MAELRKVAIVGSARIPFARGNTAYADETNLSMLGTVLGGLVDKFGLKGQKIDEVVAGSVIAHSRDFNIAREAALDAGLSPRTPGTTLQIACGTSLQAALMLGAKIASGEIDNGIAAGSDTVSDSPIVFGNKFQHRMIDLSKARSTGDKFGAFKGFSFGELKPVAPSVNEPRTGMSMGQHCELMAKEWGITRQAQDELAVASHRNAAKSYDEGFHDDLLVQCAGLVRDNNVRADANMEKMSTLKPAFDKSSGNGTLTAGNSTPLTDGASAVLLASEEWAKERGLPILAYLTMGRVAGNDFAHGEGLLMAPTIAVSELLARAKLSFDDIDYFELHEAFAAQVLSTLAAWNDPAYCKDVLGRDTVLGPIDPAKINVKGSSLAYGHPFAATGARILGVTAKLLSTEPGKRALISVCTAGGQGVTALVESAA; encoded by the coding sequence ATGGCTGAACTTCGCAAAGTCGCAATCGTGGGTTCGGCGCGCATTCCATTTGCGCGCGGCAACACGGCCTATGCCGACGAAACCAATCTGAGCATGCTGGGTACCGTTCTGGGTGGGCTGGTCGACAAGTTTGGCCTCAAGGGCCAGAAGATCGACGAAGTGGTGGCAGGCTCGGTGATCGCCCACAGCCGCGATTTCAATATCGCCCGCGAAGCGGCGCTGGATGCCGGGCTGTCACCGCGCACGCCGGGCACGACGCTGCAGATTGCCTGTGGCACGAGCCTGCAGGCAGCGTTGATGCTGGGTGCCAAGATCGCCAGCGGCGAAATCGACAATGGCATTGCTGCGGGTTCGGACACGGTCAGCGACAGCCCAATCGTGTTTGGCAACAAGTTCCAGCACCGCATGATTGATCTGAGCAAGGCCCGTTCGACCGGCGACAAGTTCGGTGCGTTCAAAGGGTTTTCGTTTGGTGAGCTCAAGCCGGTCGCGCCCTCGGTCAACGAACCGCGCACGGGCATGTCGATGGGTCAGCATTGCGAACTGATGGCCAAGGAGTGGGGCATTACCCGCCAGGCACAGGACGAGCTGGCGGTGGCCAGCCATCGCAATGCCGCCAAGTCCTATGATGAGGGCTTCCACGACGACCTGCTGGTGCAGTGCGCCGGGCTGGTGCGCGACAACAATGTGCGTGCCGATGCCAATATGGAAAAGATGTCGACGCTCAAGCCGGCCTTTGACAAATCCAGCGGCAATGGCACGCTGACGGCCGGCAATTCGACGCCGCTGACAGATGGCGCCTCTGCCGTGCTGCTGGCCAGTGAAGAGTGGGCCAAGGAACGGGGCCTGCCTATCCTAGCCTATCTGACGATGGGCCGCGTTGCCGGCAATGATTTTGCCCATGGCGAGGGCCTGTTGATGGCGCCGACCATTGCAGTCAGCGAGTTGCTGGCGCGGGCAAAGCTGAGCTTTGACGATATCGACTATTTCGAGCTGCATGAGGCGTTCGCCGCCCAGGTGCTCTCGACGCTGGCAGCCTGGAATGATCCGGCCTACTGCAAGGACGTTCTGGGGCGTGACACCGTGCTGGGACCAATCGATCCGGCCAAGATCAATGTGAAGGGCTCAAGCCTGGCCTATGGCCATCCCTTTGCGGCGACCGGCGCGCGTATTCTGGGCGTCACCGCCAAATTGCTGAGCACTGAGCCGGGCAAGCGGGCGCTGATTTCAGTGTGTACTGCTGGTGGGCAAGGCGTGACGGCTCTGGTAGAAAGTGCGGCATGA
- a CDS encoding peptide ABC transporter substrate-binding protein → MKITQTLTAVATAGAMALMMSTAASAVTLQMHNGADPGSLDPHKVSGDWENRIVGDYIEGLVTEDAKADAIPGQAESWEISEDGTVYTFHLREGITWTDGEPVTAEDFVFAFQRLMDPATASEYAYLQYPIKNAAGINSGEITDFSELGVKALDDKTVEITLEAATPFFLQALTHYTAYPVPKHLVDEFGDAWTSMEHIVANGPYKITEWLPGSYVHSVKNDDYYDAANVQIDEVYYHVLEDQAAALNRYRAGEFDILTDFPADQYQWIQDNLPGEAHVEPFLGVYYYVLNQENEALKDVRVREALSISILRDVIGPDILGTGELPAYGWVPDGTANYEGDAYMPAWAEMPYEERVAKASELMAEAGYSADNPLTLQLRYNTNDNHQRIAVAIAAMWEPIGVKVELFNSETAVHYDALRAGDFQVGRAGWLLDYSDASNTLDLLKTGTMQGDTMNWGNNYGRYSNPEFDALLDAATSEQDLAKRAGMLHEAETIAMDEFGAIPIYWYVSKNVISPKISGFEDNAKDVHRTRWLTKAE, encoded by the coding sequence ATGAAAATCACTCAAACCCTGACAGCGGTAGCGACCGCCGGCGCCATGGCGCTGATGATGAGCACTGCCGCTTCGGCCGTGACGCTGCAGATGCACAATGGTGCCGATCCGGGTTCGCTCGATCCGCACAAGGTTTCCGGCGACTGGGAAAACCGCATCGTTGGTGACTACATTGAAGGTCTGGTGACTGAGGATGCCAAGGCCGACGCCATTCCGGGCCAGGCTGAAAGCTGGGAAATCTCGGAAGACGGCACCGTTTACACGTTCCACCTGCGCGAGGGCATTACCTGGACCGATGGCGAGCCTGTGACTGCTGAAGACTTCGTCTTCGCGTTTCAGCGCCTGATGGATCCCGCAACCGCGTCGGAATACGCCTACCTGCAGTACCCAATCAAGAATGCTGCTGGCATCAACTCGGGCGAGATCACTGATTTCAGCGAGCTGGGCGTCAAGGCACTCGACGACAAGACAGTCGAAATCACGCTGGAAGCGGCGACGCCGTTCTTCCTGCAGGCCCTGACTCACTACACCGCCTATCCTGTGCCAAAGCATCTGGTCGACGAGTTCGGCGATGCCTGGACCTCGATGGAGCACATCGTGGCCAACGGCCCGTACAAGATCACCGAATGGCTGCCGGGCTCCTATGTCCACTCGGTCAAGAACGATGACTATTACGACGCTGCCAATGTGCAGATCGACGAAGTGTACTACCACGTGCTCGAAGATCAGGCTGCTGCGCTGAACCGCTACCGTGCGGGTGAGTTCGACATCCTGACCGACTTCCCGGCTGACCAGTATCAGTGGATCCAGGACAATCTGCCCGGCGAAGCACATGTCGAGCCATTCCTGGGCGTGTATTACTACGTGCTGAACCAGGAAAACGAAGCCCTCAAGGACGTTCGCGTTCGTGAAGCGCTGTCGATCTCGATCCTGCGTGACGTGATCGGGCCCGATATCCTGGGCACTGGCGAACTGCCAGCCTATGGCTGGGTTCCAGATGGCACCGCCAACTATGAAGGCGACGCCTATATGCCAGCATGGGCCGAAATGCCCTATGAAGAGCGCGTTGCCAAGGCTTCCGAGCTGATGGCTGAAGCCGGCTACTCGGCTGATAATCCGCTGACCCTGCAGCTGCGTTACAATACCAATGACAACCACCAGCGCATCGCCGTGGCGATTGCCGCCATGTGGGAGCCAATCGGTGTGAAGGTTGAGCTGTTCAACTCCGAAACCGCCGTGCACTACGACGCACTGCGCGCCGGTGACTTCCAGGTCGGCCGCGCCGGCTGGCTGCTCGACTACTCGGACGCTTCGAACACTCTGGATCTGCTCAAGACCGGCACGATGCAGGGCGACACCATGAACTGGGGCAACAATTACGGCCGCTACTCGAACCCAGAGTTCGACGCGCTGCTTGATGCCGCCACCAGCGAACAGGATCTGGCCAAGCGCGCCGGTATGCTGCACGAGGCAGAAACCATCGCCATGGACGAATTCGGTGCGATCCCGATCTACTGGTACGTGTCCAAGAATGTCATCTCGCCAAAGATCTCTGGCTTTGAAGACAATGCCAAGGACGTGCACCGCACCCGTTGGCTGACCAAGGCCGAATAG
- a CDS encoding ABC transporter permease subunit: MLGYALRRVLSAIPIALIAVTVCFFVLRLAPGGPFDGERALPPTVLANLRAHYNLDQPLITQYFIYLWRLLHGDLGPSMAIDGFNVSQLIAIGFPFTLTMAMTAFVIATAIGVVAGMVAAVNQNKWPDYVLVLAVMLGVVVPNFLMAAILQLWFGVYLGWLPAGGWVNGSVWHLVLPVTVLAWPHAARISRLMRGSMIEVLGTNYVRTARSKGLGQRLVLARHAIKPALLPVVSYLGPGLSYLLTGSLAVEQIFGLPGIGKYFVTAALNRDYGIVLGTTILYMFIILALNLLVDLVYAWLDPKVRYR, from the coding sequence ATGCTGGGTTATGCCCTGCGGCGCGTGCTTTCGGCGATCCCGATTGCACTGATCGCCGTGACTGTCTGTTTTTTCGTGCTGCGCCTGGCACCGGGTGGCCCCTTTGACGGCGAGCGCGCCTTGCCGCCGACCGTGCTGGCCAATCTGCGGGCTCACTACAATCTCGATCAGCCACTGATCACGCAGTATTTCATCTATCTCTGGCGCCTGCTGCATGGCGATCTGGGCCCGTCCATGGCCATTGATGGCTTCAATGTGAGCCAGCTGATCGCCATTGGCTTTCCATTCACGCTGACCATGGCGATGACGGCTTTTGTGATTGCGACCGCCATTGGTGTCGTCGCGGGCATGGTTGCCGCGGTGAACCAGAACAAGTGGCCAGACTATGTGCTGGTGCTGGCTGTGATGCTGGGCGTTGTGGTGCCGAACTTCCTGATGGCCGCCATTCTGCAATTGTGGTTCGGCGTTTATCTGGGATGGCTGCCAGCGGGTGGTTGGGTCAATGGCTCGGTGTGGCATCTGGTCTTGCCGGTGACCGTGCTGGCTTGGCCCCATGCCGCGCGTATTTCGCGGTTGATGCGCGGCTCAATGATCGAGGTGCTGGGTACCAATTATGTGCGCACGGCGCGCTCCAAGGGTCTGGGACAGCGGCTGGTGCTGGCGCGGCATGCGATCAAGCCGGCGCTGTTGCCGGTTGTGTCCTATCTGGGGCCGGGGCTGAGCTATCTGCTGACCGGCTCGCTGGCCGTGGAGCAGATTTTCGGTCTGCCCGGGATCGGCAAATATTTCGTCACCGCAGCGCTTAACCGCGACTACGGCATCGTGCTGGGAACGACGATCCTCTACATGTTCATCATCCTCGCGCTCAATCTGCTGGTTGACCTGGTCTATGCCTGGCTCGATCCCAAGGTGAGGTACCGCTGA
- a CDS encoding ABC transporter permease has protein sequence MAGITGKDEVLSQYAQKLETLDAPKGRSLTQDALRRLARNKAAVISIAIVIFIILAAFIGPHFVPWSYSEVDWTAIRKPPNFDKAHYFGTDQNGRDMLARVLQGTQMSLIVAAVATVVSVVIGIIYGAVAGYLGGRVDALMMRFVDVMYALPYILFVIILVVMFGRNPVLLFVGIGAIEWLTMARIVRGQTLSIKEREFVEAARAGGAKPWTIITRHIVPNLTGPVVIYATLTIPEIIIAESFLSYLGLGVQEPQTSLGTLISAGAPVAEVLPWMLLAPATVLVTLLLCLTYIGDGLRDALDPKDR, from the coding sequence ATGGCCGGCATTACAGGTAAGGACGAAGTCCTCAGCCAATACGCGCAGAAGCTGGAAACGCTGGACGCGCCCAAGGGGCGTTCGCTGACCCAGGACGCGCTGCGGCGTCTGGCCCGCAACAAGGCGGCGGTGATCTCGATCGCCATCGTGATCTTCATCATTCTGGCGGCCTTTATCGGCCCCCATTTCGTGCCGTGGAGCTATTCGGAGGTCGACTGGACCGCCATTCGCAAGCCGCCCAATTTCGACAAGGCCCATTATTTCGGCACCGACCAGAATGGTCGCGACATGCTGGCGCGCGTGCTGCAGGGCACGCAGATGAGCCTGATCGTGGCCGCGGTCGCAACCGTTGTGTCGGTGGTGATCGGCATTATTTATGGCGCGGTTGCAGGGTATCTCGGCGGCCGGGTCGATGCGCTGATGATGCGTTTTGTCGACGTGATGTACGCGCTGCCCTACATCCTGTTCGTGATCATTCTGGTGGTGATGTTCGGGCGCAATCCGGTGCTGCTGTTTGTCGGTATCGGGGCGATCGAATGGCTGACCATGGCCCGCATCGTGCGGGGTCAGACGCTGTCGATCAAGGAACGCGAATTCGTAGAAGCGGCCCGCGCCGGCGGTGCCAAGCCCTGGACCATCATCACAAGGCACATCGTGCCGAACCTGACGGGCCCGGTGGTAATCTACGCCACGCTGACCATCCCCGAGATCATCATTGCCGAGAGTTTCCTCTCTTATCTGGGTCTGGGCGTGCAGGAGCCACAGACGTCGCTGGGGACGCTGATTTCCGCCGGTGCGCCGGTGGCCGAAGTGCTGCCCTGGATGTTGCTGGCGCCAGCCACCGTGCTGGTCACCCTGTTGCTGTGCCTCACCTATATCGGTGACGGCCTGCGCGACGCCCTTGACCCCAAGGATCGATAG
- a CDS encoding ABC transporter ATP-binding protein has translation MTEVLKVEDMSVTFELHDSEVHAVREMNFSLSQGETLAVVGESGSGKSQAFLAIMGLLAKNGRAGGHAMMGDIDLIGMPPKQLDTHRGKDIAMIFQDPMTSLNPTLRVKTQLAEVLVKHRGFNQQQAIKTSIEMLERVGIPEPVKRANAYPHELSGGMRQRVMIAMALLCQPKILIADEPTTALDVTVQAQMLDLFKSLTEDFGTSLVLITHDLGVVAGVADRMMVMYGGRAVEKGVTDDLFYDPRHPYTLGLLHSTPHIAKRAERLDPIQGLPPSLEHLPKGCSFNPRCAFAFDRCMVERPPLTQTENGREKACFYEGPMAYGEVA, from the coding sequence ATGACAGAAGTCCTCAAAGTCGAAGACATGTCGGTGACCTTCGAGCTGCATGACAGCGAAGTGCACGCCGTTCGCGAGATGAATTTCAGCCTGTCGCAGGGCGAAACGTTGGCCGTGGTTGGCGAGTCCGGTTCGGGCAAGAGCCAGGCGTTCCTGGCGATCATGGGTCTGCTGGCCAAGAATGGCCGGGCCGGCGGCCATGCCATGATGGGTGATATCGATCTGATCGGCATGCCGCCCAAGCAGCTTGATACCCATCGCGGCAAGGACATCGCGATGATCTTCCAGGATCCGATGACCTCGCTGAACCCGACATTGCGGGTCAAGACGCAGCTGGCCGAGGTGCTGGTCAAGCATCGCGGTTTCAACCAGCAGCAGGCGATCAAGACCTCGATCGAGATGCTGGAACGGGTCGGTATTCCCGAACCCGTCAAGCGCGCCAATGCCTATCCGCATGAGCTTTCGGGCGGTATGCGCCAGCGCGTGATGATCGCGATGGCGTTGTTGTGCCAGCCCAAGATCCTGATCGCCGATGAGCCGACAACGGCGCTCGACGTGACGGTGCAGGCGCAGATGCTGGACCTGTTCAAATCGCTGACCGAAGATTTCGGCACCTCGCTGGTACTGATCACCCATGATCTGGGCGTGGTGGCCGGCGTGGCTGACCGGATGATGGTGATGTATGGCGGGCGGGCCGTGGAAAAGGGCGTGACCGACGATCTGTTCTACGATCCGCGCCACCCCTACACGTTGGGTCTGCTGCATTCGACCCCGCATATTGCCAAGCGCGCCGAGCGGCTCGATCCGATCCAGGGCCTGCCGCCCAGCCTTGAACACCTGCCCAAGGGCTGTTCGTTCAATCCGCGCTGCGCGTTTGCCTTTGATCGCTGCATGGTCGAGCGGCCACCGCTGACCCAGACCGAGAACGGCCGCGAAAAGGCGTGTTTCTATGAAGGCCCGATGGCCTATGGAGAGGTCGCGTAA
- a CDS encoding ABC transporter ATP-binding protein: protein MDQTPVDLLEIKDLKKTFSIASGLFARPLTLTALEDINFTIHQGETLGIVGESGCGKSTLGRCILQLLAPDEGQVLWLGQDLTRLPAEEMRKRRQDLQIIFQDPLASLNPRMTVGEIIADPLRTLRPELSKTERRARVLKTMESVGLLPEMINRYPHEFSGGQAQRIGIARALITEPKLIVCDEPVSALDVSIQAQILNLLAELKDEFGLTLIFISHNLSVVRHVSDRILVLYLGRIVELASGDDIYNDPKHPYTRALLTAVPIPDPKLARLRNIDALKGEIPSPINPPSGCTFRTRCRFAKPYCAEKRPPLEVIEGGRLVACHRWREIDVPGEAILNG from the coding sequence ATGGACCAGACCCCCGTCGATCTGCTTGAGATCAAGGATCTCAAGAAAACCTTCTCTATTGCCAGCGGGCTGTTTGCCCGGCCGCTGACGCTGACGGCGCTCGAAGACATCAACTTCACCATCCACCAGGGCGAGACGCTGGGCATTGTGGGCGAGAGCGGCTGTGGCAAATCCACGCTGGGTCGCTGTATCCTGCAATTGCTGGCGCCTGATGAGGGCCAGGTGTTGTGGCTGGGGCAGGATCTGACCCGGCTGCCGGCCGAGGAAATGCGCAAGCGCCGGCAGGACCTGCAGATCATCTTTCAGGACCCGCTGGCTTCGCTCAACCCGCGCATGACTGTGGGCGAGATCATTGCTGATCCGCTGCGCACGCTGCGGCCCGAGCTGAGCAAGACCGAGCGTCGCGCCCGTGTACTCAAGACCATGGAATCGGTCGGGCTGCTGCCCGAAATGATCAATCGCTATCCGCACGAGTTTTCGGGCGGGCAGGCGCAGCGTATCGGTATTGCCCGGGCGCTGATCACCGAACCCAAGCTGATCGTGTGTGACGAACCGGTCTCGGCGCTGGACGTGTCGATCCAGGCGCAGATCCTGAACCTGCTGGCCGAGCTCAAGGATGAGTTCGGGCTGACGCTGATCTTCATCTCGCACAATCTGAGCGTGGTGCGACATGTCTCGGATCGTATTCTGGTGCTCTATCTGGGCCGCATCGTCGAGCTGGCAAGCGGTGACGATATCTACAACGACCCCAAGCACCCCTATACGCGGGCGCTGCTGACGGCGGTGCCGATCCCCGATCCGAAGCTGGCGCGACTGCGCAATATCGATGCGCTGAAGGGTGAAATTCCTTCGCCAATCAATCCGCCATCGGGCTGCACCTTCCGCACACGCTGTCGCTTTGCCAAACCCTATTGCGCGGAGAAGCGCCCGCCGCTTGAGGTGATAGAGGGTGGTCGACTGGTGGCGTGCCATCGCTGGCGCGAGATCGACGTGCCCGGTGAGGCTATCCTGAACGGCTAA
- a CDS encoding HIT family protein: MRLPFDLDAHVQRSQHGPCFICELVAGNPDYGHHVIDRDDDTIIFLSKFPTLPGYALVCPTRHYEDLAEDISPQAYLALQAVVHRLSRALKSVYDAERIYVLSLGSKQGNSHLHWHVVPLPKGVPYDQQQYHALMAEHGVLEFSDAEMAKAAANIAAAYNALAD, encoded by the coding sequence ATGCGGCTGCCGTTTGATCTGGACGCCCACGTGCAACGCAGCCAGCACGGCCCCTGCTTTATCTGTGAACTTGTCGCCGGCAATCCCGACTACGGCCATCACGTGATCGACCGCGATGATGACACCATCATCTTTCTCAGCAAGTTCCCCACCCTGCCCGGCTATGCCCTTGTCTGCCCTACGCGGCACTACGAAGATCTGGCAGAGGACATAAGCCCTCAGGCCTATCTAGCACTGCAGGCCGTCGTCCACCGGCTCTCACGGGCTCTCAAGAGTGTCTATGACGCCGAACGGATCTATGTGCTCTCGCTGGGCAGCAAGCAGGGCAATAGCCATCTGCACTGGCATGTCGTGCCCCTGCCAAAGGGCGTCCCCTACGACCAGCAGCAATACCACGCCTTGATGGCCGAACACGGTGTGCTGGAATTCAGCGACGCTGAAATGGCAAAGGCCGCCGCCAATATCGCGGCGGCCTATAATGCCTTGGCCGATTAG
- a CDS encoding response regulator: MATEEITKHGVLIADHSPHMASLIAVMLRSLGRRDIRESYDANRAMIELRRRAFDVLIIDDDLNGMDGVAFTKKLRACSDCQNRLVPIIMMSAAPDAKRIADARDAGVTEFLRKPFAANHLQTRLTSIETNPRGFIEAEAYTGPDRRRKTVDIGENERRTEAQKREAS; encoded by the coding sequence ATGGCCACTGAGGAAATTACCAAGCACGGTGTGTTGATCGCCGATCACTCTCCCCACATGGCATCGCTGATTGCGGTGATGTTGCGCAGCTTGGGACGCAGGGATATCCGCGAGAGCTACGACGCCAACCGCGCCATGATTGAACTGCGCCGCCGCGCGTTTGACGTGTTGATCATTGATGATGACCTCAATGGCATGGACGGCGTTGCCTTCACCAAAAAGCTGCGTGCCTGCTCCGATTGCCAGAACCGTCTGGTGCCCATCATCATGATGAGTGCAGCACCCGACGCCAAACGCATCGCCGACGCCCGCGACGCCGGCGTCACCGAATTCTTGCGCAAGCCATTTGCTGCCAACCATCTTCAGACCCGTCTGACCAGCATCGAGACCAATCCGCGCGGCTTCATTGAAGCTGAGGCCTATACCGGCCCCGACCGTCGCCGCAAGACTGTCGATATCGGAGAGAATGAACGGCGTACCGAAGCCCAGAAGCGCGAAGCCAGCTAG
- the ykgO gene encoding type B 50S ribosomal protein L36: protein MKIRNSLKALMTRHRANKLVRRRGRVYIINKVDKRFKARQG from the coding sequence ATGAAGATCCGCAACTCGCTGAAGGCGCTGATGACTCGCCACCGCGCGAACAAGCTCGTCCGCCGTCGCGGCCGGGTTTATATAATCAACAAGGTAGACAAGCGCTTCAAGGCCCGTCAGGGCTAA